A region of the Pelecanus crispus isolate bPelCri1 chromosome 1, bPelCri1.pri, whole genome shotgun sequence genome:
TGTAGTTCTGTGAAAATACTTGGTTTTGaagcaatctttttttcttttttcccaggtGCGTGCAGCTTGACTTCTCGAAACCATCGAGATGCTGCTTCACAGACCATCCCTGCTCAATGTTTAGAAGCTGTTGACTCAAAGATCCTTGTGGGTTCTGCACGTCGAAAGTCGTCTGCCAGATCTTCTACTTTGATTGATATTTTGGGACTTAAGGAACTGTCCTCAGTAAAAAATTCAGTTACAACCTCAATTTCTGATCCTTGGATACAAAGGAGTTTCTATAAGCCATATAATCCTTCTGATCAAGGTGTTAATTTTTTATgtaaaacattgttttcctcctctccagctgagTCCTCTGAGTCAGATTGCTCCAGCCCAAGCCCCATCATCTTCTTAGATGAAGAAGGGTATCAAAAAAGTTTGAAGGCAAAACTTCAGCTGCCAAAAATTCCAGTAGTGAAAGATGGTATAGAGGATTCGGACTCAGAAGTAAGTGAATTTTTTGATAGTTTTGATCAGTTTGATGAGCTGGAACAAGCCTTGGAAAACTCTTGTAAAGTTATTAGGGATCCCATCCTAGGGAATCCCTCCCAGAAAAGGAGGACTGCACATGAACAATTGTCTTTTGCAAGCATTACAATGAATCCTCAGAAATTCAAGTTTGATCGTCCCACTCTCCCAGCCAATGTAAAGAAACCAACTCCTCGTAAACCAGAATCACCATATAGCAGTGTCTTTGATGTCCCGGATTCCCCTCGCCCAGTTAAAACATCGGGGGAAGAGAATGGAGGCTTGTTCAGCCCTATTAGATCATCGGCTTTCAGCCCACTAGGGAGCTGTGGTTCTTCTGAATGTTTATGTCGAATTAATCTTGGTGGAGATGGGACAGGTCAAAATCACCATGATGCAGTTTATAATAGTTATTCAGCATACGCTGATAgtgtttcatttgaaatactGGGTTCTGTTTTTCATTCCGAGTCCTCATCGGAACAGGTATGTGCAAGAAATGATTTGAAACACAAAGGGATTGcattgaaagagaaaaaaggtcaAGCTGCAGATCTCAAAATGAAGACTGGTAAGGAATCAGATAAACAAGCAAAATCTAAACATAAATCATTAATGATTAGAGATAGCATTCAAAAATTTGCAACTGAATTAGTTGAAAAAAGTTTTGGCAGTGCATTTAAAGACCTGCAAAAAGGCGTTTCTTCATGCACCAATGCACTTTGTCATTTGGCTGCTAGGTTAACTTCTTCAGTCTTTCAGATGGCTTTTTATGAGATTGGAAGACGTAGAGCAATCTCCCTGAAGGAGCGTGCCATTAATGGGATAGCCAGCTTTTTGGTGAGTGAAGCTATAACTGGTGCTTTGAAAGAACTGCGGCACgtaaagaaacaaatatttaccAACACCGTTGCACGGTTTGCGGCAGACCTTGCTGAAGAACTTGTGTTTGAAGGAATCATGGAAGTATGCCAGTTTTCATATCCATCGACACCTACAGCTGCACAGCCTTCATCATTTGATTATGAAGACAAAGTGGTAAGATCCTATGCCAGAGATTTGTCTGAATCTGTCATTCAGGAGGCTTTTATTGAACTATCTCAGGTTGATGTGACCTTCACAACACAAGCAGCCATTAGTGTTTCCATGGACAACATTAAATATGTGAGCGCAGAAAGTACGTTAGAGTCAACACGGACTTCCACGgtttttcctaattttaatGATAGGGTAGCACTGAAGCCAATCCAAGATTCCAAGAAGGAATACACAGTACAGCAAGCTCTATTTTGCACCTCTGGTGTTGTAAGTTCAATACCTGTGCCCTTAGCTGGAAGAGCTCTTTGTCAACATCAGGTTTCCTCTGATGCTTATAAAGCAAGAGTATCCACTGCTCCGAATTCTGATGACAATATGAAAATATACAAAGATGCCACTCATCCATTTTTCACaagcagaaagagagaggaggaagttgcttctttcagaaatatataCCTGACTTCCGATCACAGTCAAAGTGCTGAAAATACTTCATCACTCTTATATAACCAAAATGAtatcaaacaaacaaataacagATCTGGAATGAACAATAATTCAGAATTAACAGGAGCGTCAAAAGGCATTAATACTTTCTCTGGAACTATGGTAGATATGATAGTAAATGAAGCTTATGAAGCCATAACCTCATCTAGAGTAACTAAAGCAGTGGAAGAGTATACAgattttttaacaagaaaaataatagataAAAAACCTTATGTGCAATGTGTTGATGAAGATTTCCCCAAGAATGTGTTTGCAGATCACTTGGCCAAGTATGTCATAACACAATCTGTGGATGAAAGTAAAAACGTGTTATGCAACACTAGTGAGAATTTACCATGTAATGTGAGCTCACACGCTTATGCAGGTATCGGTAGAAAAGAACAATGTGTGATAAAGAAGCAAGAGGCTGAGAAACAAAGTAATGTTTCTATAATTGTGGAACAACAGCAGATGCCTTTGAATAATCCATGTAAATTTCTTCTTACTCCAACTCATTCTGTTCAGTGTTTTTCAGAATCTAAAGATTGTTGGCAGGAACAAAAAGGACACaggttttcttcaaaatcacCACCGCCTTGTTCCACTGTGACTTTTGCCAGGCATGTTCTAGAGGACTTTACTGACTCGGGAAGCTGCTCAATAACATACTTAAACAAGCCCTCAAAAAACCATGATACTCTGAAACCATCATCAGGACCTTTGACTTACAGGCAGGCTGATTGTTTTCTGCATACAAATAGCTTTTCTTCAGTGGTGTTCGGCAgtgaagatgctttgcagatgGAAGATAAATCAAGTCTCAAAGATGGAAATACCTGTGTAATGCCTGATACACCCCCACCAACTCCTTTAGTACCATGTCAAGGTAGTTCTGAAAGAAACCTAAGAAAACTGTCTAAGAAACTCAAGGGAGAATTAGCAAAAGAATTTGCACCTGCAACACCACCTTCTACACCATACAATCCATCTGTTACTGGTTTATCTGAAACTGAACATGACTCTTTGGAAAATGAGGAATTTATGCTGAAACTTATGCGGTCGCTTTCTGAAGAAGTGGAAAGTAGTGAAGATGAAGATCATTCTGAAATGCCTGTTGAGAAAGAGcagcattcagaaaaaacaattcAGTATGCAGATTGCTTAGCTAGCCGTATAATTTCAGTAGCGACTGAAATGGCTGCTTCCCATTTAGATggtaaaacaaatgaaagagaCGCTGATAGGCAGGTTCAGTTAGGtatgcaaaacaaaagatgtGGATATGCTGCATTTATAAATATCCCAGAAGAGACGTGCAGTTCTTTATGGAATTATGCAGGTGATATGGCAGGGAAAGTCATCAATGAGGCCAAGAAAATAGTGAAATCAAGGCATTGTAAACTGTTGAAGTTGAAGCGTGTTAACTGTCAGGTGGATTGCCTTTATCTGAGAAGAGGCGATAAAGATTATAGTTCAAAAGAACAGTGTGGTCCAGTGCGGGACCAGTGGCTGGGGGAGAAGGATTCATCTGTACTTCCTTTACCACAAGGTTCAGGCATGACAGGTTTGACTTCCAAATACCCAAGCTGTGAGAGTGTGACTGATGAATATGCAGATCATATTATTCGAGTTTTGAAGAGAGAAGGTGGTGATGCTGAACTGTTGATGGATCAGTATGCTAGCAGACTTGCTTACAGGTCTATCAAATCAGGCTTACAGCAAGCTGCTAGAAAAACTAAATTGAGATACAACAGAAAGACGTTTCCTGGGCAAAATGCACAGGTAAATGGTAAGCTGGAGCTGATCAAAGCAGTCAATAAAGATGCAGTACAGCAGGTGAAAAGCGGCATTCATTGCTGTGAAGACCAACCATATGAAAGGAGTATTGGCACACAGAGAACAGAATGCACAGAGttgttacatttttcagaatcCCTTGCTCGCAGTATCACTTGTGATGTCAGGAAGAAATTGAAAATGTCGGGAGCATGTTTGCCAAAGTCTCTAACAGATTCCTGTCTGTATAAAAAGACTGAATTTGATGAAGTCACAGGGGATCTTATTAAAACAAGATTTTCTAggacatttcttcctttctccccgGATCATAAACTGTATCATAGTACAGgcagtttaaatgaaaatggcTACAGTGAAGGCATAATTCAAGCTATAGAACAATACGCTAGGAAAGTAGCAGATGATACTCTAGAAATGAGTTTAGAGTCGGCTGTTCTCCATgtggctgaaaacagaaaaaatggggATAGGCTCTCATATACTGAGAAACTGTCTCCTTTTTCTGGAACTGTCTGTAGATGCTGCAGTATGAAGGAACATCGGTACTGTACAGAAAGTACATCTCATGATCTACCCGCGCAAGAAGCCTCCATTCCAGTGAggcattttcttcattctggATTAGGTGGTGCCTGTCAAAAATCAAGAGTGTTTCAGCTTGATATTCCTAAAATTCACGTTGATGTAGAACAGAAGATGGTGTTTTCTGACAAGGGGGCTACTGCGGCCGTAGAGAAAGCAGGAGAACTGAGTTACACAAGTATGACAGCTGACAGTGGTATTGGACAAGATGGAGTCAGTTTTGCTGAAAGCCTTACTACTGAAATAATGACATCAGCTATGACTAATATTGGTCAGGCAGTTAACATAAggtaatattaattttcttttatttgttgcATTCTGtaccagaaaaagaaggatttttaatacaaatatgtgcttagaaggaatttttttagaAGTATATACTTtgttctgcatgttttctttgtgttcctCTGGTGATATTTAAATGATTCAGAActaggaaaaacaacaaaaaccagacGTTTTTCGACCTGCGTGAGCTTGAAACCAAGGTTTCTATGTATATCAGCATGCATGTGTTCCAGTAGGTGACTAATAATAAGTGGAACTTACTATTTCAACTTgaaatgctgttatttttaccTACACTAGAGAATACTAGGCCTTATGGGTTTTGTTGATCTGTGAGCCATGACAAGAATCCAAGTTTGTTCCCTACCTGTATTTCCTCTTCTgtgctaaaaaataaaagtaatttatttttgcttttgtcagtAGGACCAACATCTGGTACTGGCCAAACTAGCCATTGCTTTATAGTATGAAGGCTTTATTTTGATTATGGCTGCGTTGTGATAGTGTCCTTATTATtggcaaaaaacccacaactcctctccttaagaaaaaacaacttaCTAAAACACACTTTAGCTTATAAAGTAGTAACACAATAGACAAGGAACTGACTTTCAAATTCTTGTGTATTTAGCAAAGGCTAATACACTGTTTCCATTAACAGGCCCATAAATAGGAAATATGTGCCACAGTAACTTTGCGGCAAACAACAACTGTTTCTTAAAACAGACTGCAGTGATTAAAGTGACTCAATCTCCTCTTCTTCAGGTCCAAGAGTAATCTTTACCATGTTGTTTTTTCCAATTtatagtaatattttattttcctactcttttttttgtgggggaaTTCCTCACACTATCTACGAGTTTCTTTTGCTGGTTTCTAGAGGGGCATCATGATGACtaataaaattgatttttatatgTTCAGTGGTTCAAGGCCACAGTGTGACTGAACTGAATTTTTCAAGGTTTCATATGATACACATACATACTAGCAGTGTAAAAGTGCTCATAAGATGTATATTGTGGCATTCTGCACAAGAGGGTTGAGTCCTTACTCAGtatgtgacaaaaaaaaaagccatgtggTGATGTTTTTCTATACCTACAGTATCAAAGATGACACTTTGTTTCTGAAtcacttcttaaaaatattatttaaaaattctacTTAGAATGTGACAACAATAAAATGCAGGGTTCAAAGAGATACTGTTTATTATTATATCTGACAAAGAGGTGATATTAGGATTTTACTATGACAAAATTTATAAATGTTTCTTACATTGTCATCTAATGTATGCTATGTAATATGTATGTTTCTTGAGAAGCTGCCTTGTGTGGTGAAAAGAACTGTCTCTAGTGCTGGTATAACTAATTAAAAATGAGGGGGGAAAGAAGTCACGATTTTACTACCCAGTTGGGCTCCAATTCAAGCTGTGTATTTGTCTGCACAAATTTGTGCTCACTGGTGCAAAGTGTTGCCAGTGATGTGGTTAAGGTTGGCTTTTTAAGCAGTGAATGTTACTGTGGCTGCTTGCTATGGTGGTAGTAGGATGATCACCTTTCTTGAACTTTCTACCACTTCATCTGTATATAGATAATCACAGTTTGCCCCTGAAACTTAGTTCATAACTGCATGTTCTCTTATTGTAACCTTTATTATAAGGAGTTCGGACTTCTTTAAAGTTATCAAACTGGATCTTTTGAAGTGTCTTTGAAAGACTACCTTTTTTTGAGCATACCTGCTTGATTGTGTTTTtggataaaaaaaatttaaatttatttcctgaGGGAGAAATTCTGTACAAGTCATGCATTGCTACACTTTCTTGAAGCAGGAAGACAAATCATTATCTACAGAaagacctttttaaaaaatggaatcCTAACATTTTGAACACCAGTGTGTACTTAAGCACTTTGCCTACAATAGCAGGCCACCTAGCTGGTTGTACCTAAAGCAGGCAGAGGATGATAGCCAAACTGTCGTATGGTGAACAAGTTCAAAAATGGTAAGTCTTCTGCTTGAAAAGTGTGCCTTGATATACAGCCTGTAAGGCTACAATGCCTTCTATGCTTTACAGCAAATGATCTTCTTAAATGAGAGAACTATTTGTGCCACTCCCTTTGTCTTCTAGTGAAAGAATTCCAAATAGCAGTCCCTGACCTAAGCCTGTTGAAATCTCAAATTCATGTGATTGCTCCGTTTCTTGTGTTGAGAATAGGGTACAAATTAATGGATttcccccctcctgccctctttttttttttttttttttttttccccttggaatTTAATGTCTTTGAAATTGTGTTAAATTGCTGTAAATGAACTAACACAGATTGGTATGAAATGCAGTGatgtttttgtctttaaattttTGTTCAGCTCTGTTGGAAGAGAAGGATTTCATTCTGTTGAATCTGTTGTTAGCCAGCAGATGAGTCTTAGTATTGGTGATGATAGCACTGGGAGTTGGTCCAATCTAAGTTTTGAAGATGAACATCCTGATGAGAGCAGCAGTTTTCTTCACCTCAGTGACAGGTAACTTTAACATATTAGTATAGTTAAACAGTTATCTTGACATCAAATAACTTGGCATCAAGTGGTTTTCTCCTGGGGGTCAGGGGAGAAGAGATTATTTTGTCTTCAACacacaattacttttttttattaaaagtggcTCTCATGttatgtttgtgttttcttagaAAACGTTATTGCCCATGAATGTACATACTATACACTCTGTAAATTATGTGGAGTATGCATTGTCATTGATGTCAGGGAGTCACATCAAGTAAAACTACATAATTTAAGTATTAGCAAAAGATGCAggtgttttaaaaacaactgcCACATATAAACTACTACTTGAAAGTACTGTTTATAAGTTGTGCtctgaaatattaaaacttAATCATTGAGAATGTGTTTTATGTAAATTCATCTATTCTTCAAAAGAAGTAATACAAGCTTAATTTGCATGAGGAGCtttaacagatatttttatcttttttgggACTTGAATTTATAAGCTTTTCTAACTGATATTGGTGGAGTGTTTATGTACTACTAACAATGAGCTTACAGGTGTGTAACATTGGAACTTACCTGTTCAGGGTAGTAACTTTTTCCACAGAGCTTCTCACTACACTTTCCCTGGCTGGTTGATAGCTGACAAAGATTAGAATGGGAATTTTAAAAGCCTGCAATGTTGCTGCCTGTTGccagggaaaattattttgagagTTGTGGCCTGAGCTTCTATATAAGGAATATATGAGGAATGAGTAAACTGAGTCTTTTGTGATTGATATACCACTTATGTTACTGCAGAAAGTTCAGCGTTTCTGTTGAAGAGCAGAAATGGGGgagaagtttttttctttttagttagTACTTCTGCATTACtgagattaaagaaaatacGGGAGTTATGCTTCCTTATGTAATGTACAAATAGGTTATGTGGTACCAAAGTGAAACTGCTTACTTAAATGTCTACAATATTTCTCATGTTTTGCTTAACTAAGTATTTTAATCAAACCACTACTATAATTTATCACTCATACAACTGAATAATTTTGTAAGAGAATATGTTCccttaaagttattttaataaaatatcatCTGTTGAATGAGTGGATATGAGTTAGTCTTACATGATGAAATTCAGAGTATAAGGAAGAATATTCAGCATTTGGCAGCTACAAATAGTGAATAAAATACAGGTTAGttgatgctggggggggggaaagtataaaaaaattGCTGGACCTGTAGTGCCCATTCtgtatttgctgtttgttttcatttaaatccaTTTTGGGGATGATAAAGTAATTTCTATAACTTGCAAGAAAATATGTGGCTCATTAGAGGAGGAATGACCTAAATTAGCATTTAACTCAGAGAAAGGGAGGCATAATTTGGATAGCAAGGTGTTGGCAGAAGAAACTAGCATGAGCAAATTGATCAGCTAGTTTTACAAAACTAACTGCGGATTGGTAACAGCGTATAGGTAGGTTTGTGTTGCTGAAGTTTAGCAGGTGGAAGTGACAGGATCTGGGGCTATTGCCCTGAGTAAAAAGATACGGGGCAGGGGAGACCTTTTGTAACAAAACAAGATTCAGTAATAACACCGTTTGTGGAACAGTGTTAGCATCttctaaggaaagaaaaaattgcatGACAGTGATGAAGATGTATCGCTTTTATCTCCTCTTTTTAACataaattgttttattaaacAGGAAAATGCCATTTGGTCATAGAGGGGGCATTCATTATGCAATTATGACACTTgaaagtttgggggtttgttttggttttttgtcctttttcttatGGTCAGGGCCATCTGTTCAAAAATATTATGCTGGTTATATGTAAACCATGTCAATTTTAGTACATTTAAATGTACTATCAGGTAGCATTGCTCCCCTGGCAGCTATTTCTTAATGCAAGTAGCTTCCTTGTGTCTAAGAAGCTGTCAGCAGTCTTGCTTGTACCATTTTTGAGTTACTAGGTGTCATTAGACCAACTTGTTTGTAGTGCTGGTACAATATAATTAAGTGACATAGTGAACATTAAGCAAGTTTTACTTGGTGGGGGAGGACCTCGCCCTTCCCCCAGTATTTTCCAGGTTGTTTGCAGTATTAGATGGATACAGGTAATTGAAACTCCTTTAGGTGACATTTTGGAAATTACCTTGTTAATAGTAAACTTAGAGATTCTGTTAACAgtagctgaaatgtttttagAGCACAGGATCACAATCCCCAGAAAGCAACACAACAATACAAGCTACAGTGGTCTAGTTCAATTTaccttgctttgctttacttcaggggaaaaaaatacattttttgtagCAGCTCTGTTGAAACAGTACATGCCCTCTGCATCTCAGATCAATATAAAAATTGTACTTCAGTACTTCACAGAGGATTAAACTATCTGTAAACAAGGGAGCAAGACAACTTGGAAAGAATTACCAAAGCATGATCCCTGCAGTTCCATTTGAATGGAAATAGGAATGACATTTCTTTAGCGGACTTGGTAAAGTTAGCTATGCAGGGGAGTGCTTGTGTCATCTGCTTTGCATGCCTAACATTAGTGACTTAAATTGATAAATAAAAGTCTTAAGTTTTCTCTATAGTTAATGTATAGGTATAGGCATAGACATaggcttttccagcagatgaaTCAGAGCATCCAGGTTAAGTTATAATTCAGAGCGGAAGCCTCTTGCCTTTGACTGTATGTACATAATGCAGAATCTCAAAGCAGATGATCTGAGTTATAGTTCCCATATAGacagtatatatataaaagttgAAAGCTTTCTTGTAATTTGTTTGCTGGCTCATGTTGAAGAGCTGCATGAAGCATTATAGAAGCATTATAATGCCTTTGTTTATTGCTTGTTGTGTGGTTGCAGGACTTTATTTTCAAGGTTGTTAATTGGGCatcttacaaaataaaaaaatcagttacatTACAAAAAAGTCTCATACATTGCTATGCATTGTAATCATATGGtttaatatataattatttCAGACCAAGCTTGACCTCTGAAATATATATTAATCTCTTACCTAATCAGAATAGCAGTATGCATGAGGTTATTCTGTTAGGttgcaaatactttttcctttagTCAGAGAACTGGGGCAGGTTTTGCTTCCACTTATGTTACCCATCTGTAACTTCCAGTGTAAGAGGCTATTTGAATGCAAAATACTGGTATCGACAGGCTATGATAAATCTTATCTATGCATCTAATTGAAACCAAATTTAATACTTCATATATACTGTGATAGTGTCACACAGTAGCTTGAGAAATGTTCTTAAGACCaggtttgcattttctgtgcaaATCAAGTTGGTTTCTTTGGAAGCTTCTgctctttaattttcttttttgtataaTGAGAGAACCATTTGATTGTTCTTTGCACATGTAGTCTAAATAAGCAACAATGTGCTGAATGAAGCACCtgcaactttttaatttttttccctgttaagGTGTGTTCATATTGCAGGCTTGCTAACATGCTGTTGCTATTTTGAAATTAGGATCGAAGCAGGCATACTGGAAAGTAAAGGACACTGATAGGTGATGCTGTTACTGGTAGACTCTTGAAAGAGATTAATGTCTGTctcttgaaatgtttctttccaccgtttgtggttttaaattttactgtttGCCTTGAGTGGAATGAGTGGAAGAGAGCTTTAACAGTCACACAAAGCTTAGGTGAAGAAAGCATCTTCTTGCAGCAGTTGTTCTCTAGAGTTGCTTCATGGCTTGTCATACATATAGTAGGCAATCTAGCTTTCTCAAAGAATGCTGGTTATCTTGAAATCCTGTTCTTGGAAGGCTTGCAGATATGCTCTGGGTGAGGTTTGAAGTTGAGGAACAGAGATTTAATCATATGAGTAGCTCAGTCTTGTACATAGGTACAGGCATAACAAACTCCGCTGATTATAATGCCTGAAGTGTACCAGTGTGAGGACATACTcaattttttcagttctttgcaTTGGCTTGAATGTAGTCATGGAATAAATGCAGTATGTTTATGAGCTGTGAGTGAAGTAATCTTTTTAGTATTGTTTTCACTGATCTATAAACccccttatttttaaaagatcagcTTGTAGAACAATAttcagaattagaaaaaaaaatttgctccAAGAATTCCTTCTCATGAGGCTGTTGGAGATCTTTACTGGATTTTTGGAATGAGATGGAAGGATTTTATTTGTGGAGTTGTCTTAACAATGTATGATTTTATGAACTCTTATCTAGTCCTTAAGCAAATACTATAGTTGTAATCCATATTCCTATGAGTAATAATATTGAAATTGTTGAGCTTGTATAAACAACAAGCAATGTGCTTAGACCTGAGGACAGAATTACTGTTGGCACTTATCTGGAAAATTAATGAGTACAAATTAATACTTTCATCTGTGTACTGAAACTTACCAGTTTTGCATTATTGTGCACATTGCTGCTCTGAGTAGCACTGACAATCATGTTTGTACACTGTTCCAGCAAACCTGTTTAGGAAGTTTCAGTGCTCTTGCATTAAATGTCTTGACAAAACAGCTCTAAGGAAAATGAAGGTTCTAGTTTGAGCTATTGTTCTTTTTCTAGTTCAGCTGTGTTCTCTTCTTCTCCTGGCAGTAATGGTAACAGCAGTAGCTGGAGCAGTCTTGGTTTAGAAGGTGATATGTATGAGGAGAATTTATCCTTTCCAACATCAGACAGGTTGGTTGAGTTGAGAAATATAAACCAGATGGGTTCCTCATAATTAATGCATGAAATCatcattttggaaaataaaaatatggtgCATTTCTTTATGCTGATGCATTATTCACACTCTTCTCACTTAATcagaacatgattttttttttcattaattaatcCATACTGAATGGTTAAATTTTGCTGTGCTACACTGATGAATGTATTCTGCTTGCAAAATGAAAGGTCCCTTTGTGCATGTTCTTGCTTGCAGTTTTACAAGTCTTTAGATTTACTTTTTCATGCAAACTAGAGCTTGCTTCCTAcaggatttctgttttttcctttagcttGTGGAAACTTTCAAATTGCTTGGTAGTTGATTTTTATAGAACACATGATTTACAGCTTTGAATAACCTATAGCTGTTCATACCTGTGACATAAGATGGCTCAACCTTTTCACATGTGACACAAAACTGAACTGTCCTCCTTAATTAAAATCAATAagtgtttttcttattttaaaatgtcttcataTTACAGTCCTTCTTTTTAACACCCTTctcttgtttctctcttctcccttctttccaTAAGAGCAAATCTTGTGAAGTTCATGATTAATctgtttccaaaatgaaatgGTGTGAGAAGCAAAGCTTCTTTTCATGATCACTTCTTAATTCTTTTATGATCTTCCTGTCCTTTAAGCTTCATTACAGTTTTAGGATTGACTACATTTATTGTGCATATATTGGattgtattaatatttttgttttatttttaaaatacagtgatgGAACAGAAGATAAAGATGAGGACTGCAAGGATGCTGTAGAAGGTAATGTCATTTCCACCATATACTACTGTTCTTGACCTGTGTGTGCTCTACATGAATTGTTTTTGTTAATTCTTTGCTTCTGTAGTCTGCAAAACAAGGTGACAACCCTGTTATCCCTATTCATCATAATGCATGTCAGTCAAGTGTCAGAATATGTTCTTAGATTAATACCCTACATACATCTGTTACTGCACTGAAATTTACGGCCTTTGGGAAATGCTAGTCTCTGCTTATACATGTATTTAATAACGTAAGGTAGTGAATTCTGATCAGCTTGTTGAAAGTGTAAATTTATATGCATAGAATAACTTCTTTGTAAGATATTTGATAAGGAGCTATGGCAGTTCATCTGCATGGGTATGTTTGAGATACTGAAGAAGTTACTCAAACTGGTCATATTAACCTTGGAAGAAAAGTcatgagaaaaaatgaaaaaaattggaTTTATTACATTTGCTACAATCTCTTTCCTCTTAGTGAAATACGAAATAGGGTCTATCCAGAATCCTGTTACGGCTCTCTAGTTCATAGAAGATTTCTGCACTGGTTCCAGTCTGGCTGAAGTGC
Encoded here:
- the AKAP11 gene encoding A-kinase anchor protein 11 isoform X1, which encodes MDMYTRAQGNRMKPRISVKKSFGEGILRSMKSLLHSRKELCSVSADECLNREEQDNFIKITFIGFAEEMGTAHLQELAAVSAELPDVLKSLQLCKLKENEVMFLKDVKKTLAKPYNQLPEVFCVMRLSPSFPRIKVDYIFTLLSKYTTGIRYAVEINSSQKHQTETSHGEDDDTNQSVSSIEDDFVTAFEHLDEDEPSKIQSAGACSLTSRNHRDAASQTIPAQCLEAVDSKILVGSARRKSSARSSTLIDILGLKELSSVKNSVTTSISDPWIQRSFYKPYNPSDQGVNFLCKTLFSSSPAESSESDCSSPSPIIFLDEEGYQKSLKAKLQLPKIPVVKDGIEDSDSEVSEFFDSFDQFDELEQALENSCKVIRDPILGNPSQKRRTAHEQLSFASITMNPQKFKFDRPTLPANVKKPTPRKPESPYSSVFDVPDSPRPVKTSGEENGGLFSPIRSSAFSPLGSCGSSECLCRINLGGDGTGQNHHDAVYNSYSAYADSVSFEILGSVFHSESSSEQVCARNDLKHKGIALKEKKGQAADLKMKTGKESDKQAKSKHKSLMIRDSIQKFATELVEKSFGSAFKDLQKGVSSCTNALCHLAARLTSSVFQMAFYEIGRRRAISLKERAINGIASFLVSEAITGALKELRHVKKQIFTNTVARFAADLAEELVFEGIMEVCQFSYPSTPTAAQPSSFDYEDKVVRSYARDLSESVIQEAFIELSQVDVTFTTQAAISVSMDNIKYVSAESTLESTRTSTVFPNFNDRVALKPIQDSKKEYTVQQALFCTSGVVSSIPVPLAGRALCQHQVSSDAYKARVSTAPNSDDNMKIYKDATHPFFTSRKREEEVASFRNIYLTSDHSQSAENTSSLLYNQNDIKQTNNRSGMNNNSELTGASKGINTFSGTMVDMIVNEAYEAITSSRVTKAVEEYTDFLTRKIIDKKPYVQCVDEDFPKNVFADHLAKYVITQSVDESKNVLCNTSENLPCNVSSHAYAGIGRKEQCVIKKQEAEKQSNVSIIVEQQQMPLNNPCKFLLTPTHSVQCFSESKDCWQEQKGHRFSSKSPPPCSTVTFARHVLEDFTDSGSCSITYLNKPSKNHDTLKPSSGPLTYRQADCFLHTNSFSSVVFGSEDALQMEDKSSLKDGNTCVMPDTPPPTPLVPCQGSSERNLRKLSKKLKGELAKEFAPATPPSTPYNPSVTGLSETEHDSLENEEFMLKLMRSLSEEVESSEDEDHSEMPVEKEQHSEKTIQYADCLASRIISVATEMAASHLDGKTNERDADRQVQLGMQNKRCGYAAFINIPEETCSSLWNYAGDMAGKVINEAKKIVKSRHCKLLKLKRVNCQVDCLYLRRGDKDYSSKEQCGPVRDQWLGEKDSSVLPLPQGSGMTGLTSKYPSCESVTDEYADHIIRVLKREGGDAELLMDQYASRLAYRSIKSGLQQAARKTKLRYNRKTFPGQNAQVNGKLELIKAVNKDAVQQVKSGIHCCEDQPYERSIGTQRTECTELLHFSESLARSITCDVRKKLKMSGACLPKSLTDSCLYKKTEFDEVTGDLIKTRFSRTFLPFSPDHKLYHSTGSLNENGYSEGIIQAIEQYARKVADDTLEMSLESAVLHVAENRKNGDRLSYTEKLSPFSGTVCRCCSMKEHRYCTESTSHDLPAQEASIPVRHFLHSGLGGACQKSRVFQLDIPKIHVDVEQKMVFSDKGATAAVEKAGELSYTSMTADSGIGQDGVSFAESLTTEIMTSAMTNIGQAVNISSVGREGFHSVESVVSQQMSLSIGDDSTGSWSNLSFEDEHPDESSSFLHLSDSNGNSSSWSSLGLEGDMYEENLSFPTSDSDGTEDKDEDCKDAVEGLEQARKTLAIVNVDLEPNLVDPQLRAALQWLAASETEVSDLHFHDTAIREFVFLSRRLRERDWKVGDLLQAVLKYCEMIEKACDGDQALNKSLVGWLLENV